A stretch of the Sphingobacterium thalpophilum genome encodes the following:
- a CDS encoding class I SAM-dependent methyltransferase has translation MEFWERHFIEKGEMWGGSPARSAIIAKDFFYKKNIKDILIPGFGYGRNAAVFLDKGIQVTGIEISPTAIALARKHFGDETTIYQGSVTAMPFDNKQYDGIFCHALIHLLDRDERAKFIQDCFGQLADGGYMIFSAVSKAAAIYGQGVQLSVDRFSLFDGVSMFFYDENSIRTEFGAYGLMDISEVEENFPFHLISCKK, from the coding sequence ATGGAATTTTGGGAACGTCATTTTATAGAAAAAGGTGAGATGTGGGGGGGAAGCCCTGCCCGCTCTGCCATTATTGCGAAAGATTTCTTTTATAAAAAAAATATAAAGGACATTTTGATTCCCGGATTTGGTTATGGTAGAAATGCCGCTGTTTTTCTGGACAAAGGCATACAGGTGACTGGTATCGAAATATCGCCCACAGCAATTGCACTGGCTCGAAAGCATTTTGGAGATGAAACGACAATTTATCAAGGGTCGGTCACAGCGATGCCGTTTGACAATAAGCAATATGACGGAATCTTTTGCCATGCATTGATTCACTTGCTTGACAGGGATGAAAGGGCGAAGTTTATCCAAGATTGTTTTGGGCAACTGGCCGATGGGGGGTATATGATTTTCTCGGCAGTGTCAAAGGCAGCAGCTATTTACGGGCAGGGGGTACAGCTAAGTGTGGATCGATTCTCATTATTTGATGGCGTTAGCATGTTCTTCTATGATGAAAATTCCATCCGGACAGAGTTTGGTGCCTATGGATTGATGGACATCAGTGAAGTCGAGGAGAATTTTCCATTCCACCTGATCAGCTGCAAAAAATAA
- a CDS encoding DUF1349 domain-containing protein, which translates to MKNIKIFFAAVLLQVTAAPAMAQQLDKMTWYNEPAEWNVTANTLSMQVTPKSDYWRLSHYGFTVDDAPFLYTERGGEFEVKAKITAKYQNRFDQAGIMLRIDHENYIKAGIEYVDGKYNLSTVVTHRTSDWSIIPIEKEIPYIWIKAVRRLDAVEFFYSFDDKKYTMMRNAWLQDNHPVRVGVMAASPDGNGFQATFEHFSIKHLPDQRRTKWLKENSAD; encoded by the coding sequence ATGAAAAACATAAAGATCTTTTTTGCCGCAGTATTGCTCCAGGTAACGGCTGCTCCTGCAATGGCTCAACAGCTTGATAAAATGACCTGGTATAATGAACCTGCCGAATGGAACGTGACTGCAAACACGCTCTCCATGCAGGTCACTCCCAAAAGTGATTACTGGCGCCTGTCACACTATGGCTTCACCGTAGATGACGCTCCATTTCTATACACCGAACGTGGTGGCGAATTTGAAGTAAAGGCTAAGATTACAGCAAAATATCAAAACCGATTCGACCAAGCTGGCATCATGCTTCGCATCGACCATGAGAACTATATTAAAGCAGGAATTGAGTATGTTGATGGGAAGTACAATCTAAGCACAGTGGTCACCCACCGGACAAGCGACTGGAGCATCATTCCGATCGAGAAAGAAATCCCTTATATTTGGATCAAAGCAGTGCGCAGACTGGACGCCGTCGAGTTTTTTTATTCTTTTGACGACAAGAAGTACACAATGATGCGGAATGCCTGGTTACAGGACAACCACCCAGTGCGGGTAGGGGTCATGGCGGCTTCGCCGGATGGCAATGGTTTTCAGGCCACATTTGAACATTTCAGCATAAAACATCTCCCCGACCAACGCCGCACAAAGTGGTTGAAGGAAAACAGCGCCGACTGA
- a CDS encoding helix-turn-helix transcriptional regulator has protein sequence MNRHMESEAKKKLNKYLTSQEQRNSRVELSILHHYKQYAKTYAEIHNGIAVLSDLTANWSYTFMGQIAQRLHLSEAERKLEINSIWEDFLLERVHPEDLAVKHALELQFLDLLKRVPLKERFNYRANTVLRIGGKGGQTLAMSHQIVYLNAPGAVFPQLALCCYTLLPDTEIAENNGSYIFNQLTGMRYPLNEQGLKETISNREKQILNCIKEGMISKDIAAKLDLSIHTVNRHRQNILQKLQVRNSHEAVQVFSRMSSR, from the coding sequence ATGAATAGGCATATGGAATCGGAAGCTAAAAAAAAATTGAACAAATATCTGACAAGCCAGGAACAACGAAACAGCCGTGTCGAACTTTCCATCCTGCACCACTATAAACAATATGCGAAGACTTATGCTGAGATTCACAACGGAATAGCGGTGCTCAGTGACCTTACCGCGAACTGGAGCTACACCTTTATGGGCCAAATCGCACAGCGTTTGCATCTTTCAGAAGCGGAAAGAAAGCTGGAAATCAATAGTATCTGGGAAGATTTTCTGCTAGAACGCGTACACCCCGAGGATCTTGCTGTCAAACATGCGCTCGAACTGCAGTTTCTGGATCTGCTGAAAAGAGTTCCCTTGAAAGAGCGGTTTAATTATCGGGCGAATACCGTATTACGGATCGGCGGAAAGGGGGGGCAAACGTTAGCCATGTCACATCAGATCGTATATCTGAATGCTCCCGGTGCGGTATTTCCGCAGTTAGCACTGTGTTGTTATACTTTGCTTCCGGATACCGAAATCGCAGAAAATAACGGTAGCTATATTTTTAATCAGTTGACAGGTATGCGTTATCCCCTGAATGAGCAGGGGCTGAAAGAAACGATCAGTAACCGGGAAAAACAGATACTGAACTGCATAAAGGAGGGGATGATCAGTAAAGATATTGCCGCGAAACTGGATCTCAGTATCCATACGGTCAACCGGCATCGGCAAAATATTCTTCAGAAATTACAGGTGCGCAATTCGCATGAGGCAGTGCAGGTATTTAGCAGGATGTCGTCACGATAA
- a CDS encoding BamA/TamA family outer membrane protein codes for MRRILTLIACCGILNAQAQQDSITVVIAPEYDQVSMVHRFWLGDSYRRLYNTPVRMRIMDLQSEQGGLRVIKLGGGMQTQSLRMADPTGREWVLRSIQKYPERSLPESLRKTFAKDIVQDQISIAHPFGALTVPVFNRALGIPHVAPELVYVGDDAAFGEYRDVFKNRAYMFEARTPFEDQKTDNTAKVIRKTLADNDTQTDQLLTLRARLLDFVLGDWDRHEDNWRWDPEKEKGKRIYTPVPRDRDKVYYKTSGVFPVLLSYQWLKAHLQPFGPHIRNIAHWNFNARHFDRFFLNHLSEGDWKEQIRLVQQSLSDTLIHQAMLAMPDTIVKLSAAQLEKNIRSRRDDLMQSGITYYRALAQVVDLPLSAKSEFIDIDYQHDGSVKVDIRNKKKDGTVGRRLIQRTFRPEETKEIRVYGIGGEDEYKLHGSGRSPIRLRLIGGQDKDRYRVGEKFDNGRQVYIYDSKDQRPELGQVANSLRLKLSNDSTVHQFEYNGFAYDRKGVVFNIDYGVDRGLIFGLGYLIENQGFRKKPYAYRHQIMGSYLTGRESFMFDYKGNYKDLIGGQDLSVHLSSLGPKNLSNFFGYGNSTVFEKSEARGISYYRNRFDIVQADILLEKFLKPELKLFYGWSSGYYHSKAINNVGRFFEEFNAKYPAESIYGSNFFTGVAAGMDYDTRDQTSAPKSGVHIHSRLVWNTELGGEQRGYTKLQHSMAVYKTVVSDYLTFANRLGLDAVWGNPYFYQHAQIGGEMSLRGYNSRRFTGKTALYNNFDVRLKLFSYSSYLVPGTVGAIGFYDIGRVWMTGDRSDTWHMGYGGGVYFMPGDLLMIQGVLGFSREATLPYIRVGLSF; via the coding sequence ATGAGAAGAATTTTGACATTGATCGCTTGCTGTGGCATTTTAAATGCACAGGCGCAGCAAGACAGCATAACGGTGGTGATCGCGCCGGAATACGACCAGGTTAGTATGGTTCACCGGTTTTGGCTGGGCGATAGTTACCGCAGGTTGTACAATACGCCTGTCCGTATGCGGATCATGGATCTGCAAAGTGAGCAAGGTGGACTCCGGGTAATCAAGCTGGGGGGAGGCATGCAGACACAGTCCCTTCGGATGGCTGATCCTACAGGAAGGGAATGGGTGCTCAGGTCTATTCAGAAATATCCCGAACGAAGCTTGCCCGAAAGCCTCAGGAAAACATTTGCAAAGGACATCGTCCAAGATCAGATTTCTATCGCACATCCTTTTGGAGCGCTGACGGTTCCGGTATTCAATAGGGCACTGGGGATACCCCATGTAGCTCCGGAGCTTGTTTATGTGGGGGACGATGCCGCGTTTGGTGAATACCGGGACGTTTTTAAGAACAGAGCCTATATGTTTGAAGCACGGACCCCTTTTGAAGATCAGAAAACCGATAACACCGCAAAAGTAATCCGAAAAACATTAGCGGACAATGATACACAGACTGACCAGCTATTAACGTTACGGGCGCGGTTGCTTGATTTTGTACTGGGGGATTGGGATCGGCATGAAGATAATTGGCGATGGGATCCGGAGAAGGAAAAAGGCAAAAGGATCTATACACCTGTTCCACGGGACCGTGACAAGGTATATTATAAAACTTCAGGCGTCTTTCCTGTATTACTTTCTTACCAATGGCTGAAAGCTCACTTGCAGCCCTTCGGACCGCATATCCGGAACATAGCTCATTGGAATTTTAATGCGCGTCATTTTGACCGCTTTTTTTTGAATCATCTCAGTGAGGGGGACTGGAAAGAGCAAATCAGGCTGGTACAGCAAAGTCTTTCAGATACATTGATTCATCAGGCTATGCTGGCGATGCCGGACACCATTGTCAAACTGAGTGCTGCGCAACTGGAAAAAAACATCCGCTCGCGCAGGGATGATCTTATGCAGAGCGGCATCACCTATTACCGTGCATTGGCCCAGGTCGTTGATCTGCCCTTGTCCGCAAAATCAGAATTTATCGATATCGATTATCAGCACGATGGCTCGGTTAAGGTAGATATCCGTAACAAGAAAAAGGATGGTACAGTAGGCCGGAGGCTTATACAACGTACATTCCGGCCCGAAGAAACCAAGGAGATCAGGGTTTATGGAATAGGGGGGGAGGATGAATATAAGCTGCATGGATCAGGACGTTCACCTATTCGGCTAAGACTAATCGGAGGGCAGGACAAGGACCGTTATCGTGTCGGTGAAAAATTTGATAACGGTCGGCAGGTATATATTTATGATTCGAAGGACCAAAGACCGGAATTAGGTCAAGTGGCCAATTCGCTCAGGCTCAAGTTGAGCAACGATAGTACTGTGCATCAATTTGAATATAATGGTTTTGCCTATGACCGCAAAGGCGTCGTTTTTAACATCGACTATGGAGTGGATCGGGGACTGATTTTTGGCTTAGGATATCTGATCGAAAATCAGGGGTTTAGAAAGAAACCGTATGCCTATAGGCATCAGATAATGGGAAGTTATCTGACCGGCCGGGAGTCGTTCATGTTTGATTATAAGGGCAATTATAAAGATCTCATCGGAGGACAGGATCTTTCTGTTCATCTTTCATCGCTCGGCCCCAAAAACCTCAGTAACTTTTTTGGCTATGGAAACAGCACGGTCTTTGAAAAATCGGAAGCAAGAGGTATTTCCTACTATCGCAATAGATTTGATATTGTACAGGCTGACATTCTTTTGGAGAAATTTCTGAAGCCAGAGTTAAAATTGTTCTACGGTTGGTCTTCCGGGTACTATCATAGCAAGGCAATTAATAACGTCGGTCGTTTTTTTGAGGAATTTAATGCGAAATACCCTGCTGAGTCTATCTATGGGAGCAATTTTTTTACAGGCGTCGCTGCTGGCATGGATTACGACACACGGGATCAGACCTCCGCGCCAAAATCAGGCGTGCATATTCATTCACGTCTGGTCTGGAATACCGAACTGGGGGGCGAACAGCGGGGTTATACCAAACTACAGCACAGTATGGCTGTGTATAAAACTGTTGTGAGCGACTATCTTACCTTTGCCAACAGGCTGGGACTGGATGCGGTGTGGGGGAATCCCTATTTTTATCAGCATGCACAGATTGGCGGGGAAATGAGCCTTCGGGGGTACAACTCAAGACGTTTTACAGGAAAGACGGCTCTTTATAATAATTTTGACGTGCGCCTGAAGCTATTCAGTTATTCCTCCTATCTTGTTCCGGGTACGGTAGGAGCGATCGGTTTTTACGATATAGGCCGTGTCTGGATGACCGGCGATCGTTCGGACACCTGGCATATGGGCTATGGAGGAGGGGTCTATTTTATGCCCGGTGATCTATTGATGATTCAGGGTGTGCTCGGGTTTAGCAGGGAAGCGACTTTACCCTATATTCGGGTTGGGCTTTCCTTCTAA
- a CDS encoding DinB family protein codes for MLIKTLKLLFDRDLKRLRAEIALYQDERNIWRVENRIANSAGNLCLHLIGNLQTYIGAEIGKTGYVRNREQEFSLKDVPREQLLNKIDDTIAVVDSALDQLTDDVLADVYPLLVFEEKTTTGYLLVHLTTHLTYHLGQINYHRRLLDII; via the coding sequence ATGCTTATAAAAACACTAAAGCTTCTGTTTGATAGAGACTTAAAAAGACTTCGGGCGGAAATTGCCCTATATCAGGATGAGCGCAATATCTGGCGGGTGGAAAATCGTATTGCGAATTCCGCCGGAAATTTATGTCTGCATTTAATTGGTAACCTGCAGACGTATATCGGTGCCGAGATCGGAAAAACGGGTTATGTTCGAAATCGGGAACAGGAATTTTCGCTGAAGGATGTTCCGCGTGAGCAGCTTCTGAACAAAATAGACGACACGATCGCTGTCGTTGACAGCGCGCTGGATCAGCTAACAGATGATGTCTTGGCGGATGTTTATCCGTTATTGGTGTTCGAAGAGAAAACAACAACAGGCTATTTATTAGTTCATTTAACTACCCATCTGACTTACCATTTAGGGCAGATCAATTACCACCGTCGGTTGCTGGACATCATCTGA
- a CDS encoding ATP-binding protein → MKKDTKITNLSIESAGLPKDPKHAIAEYVWNGFDAGATAIDIDVDSNDLGYIHQISIRDNGAGIAYNLLEYSFGNFLDSVKKNNLKRSSYTRGKKGKGRFSFSLFATRAVWTTVVNEDNALNSYQIQIDRDSKEHYNISERTAVKNRDTGTDVKLQGIFGVHAAMLESEDFLDFMAQEFGWFLYLNRHANYSIRINGKALKYDHLIQETDQLTWTMYSPDDNDSYVFEVDYIRWNRQIGDRYYYYFLNSEKKEVAKLLSSFNNNAIGFHHSVYINSNFFDQFKQDDISLSMDENLFTGRAKQLVYRQVLAELREFLNRKQKKYVHENAVANQLDELERKGYLPIYNQTAADKRRKETLLKLIQEIYTAEPRIFYGVKSELVQSYLGFLDLVLQTHKRADVLTVIQNTVQLSEKENKRIRQILEEASIHTPQITS, encoded by the coding sequence ATGAAAAAAGACACAAAAATCACCAACCTGAGTATCGAGTCTGCCGGACTACCCAAAGATCCGAAACATGCGATTGCAGAATATGTGTGGAACGGATTTGATGCAGGGGCTACGGCGATAGACATCGATGTCGACAGCAACGATCTGGGTTATATTCATCAGATCAGCATCCGGGACAACGGCGCAGGTATTGCATACAATCTGCTGGAATACTCCTTCGGAAATTTTCTGGATTCCGTAAAGAAAAATAACCTTAAACGGAGTTCCTATACCAGAGGAAAAAAAGGTAAAGGGCGCTTCTCTTTTTCGCTCTTCGCCACACGGGCAGTCTGGACAACAGTAGTCAACGAAGACAACGCCTTAAACAGCTACCAGATTCAGATCGACAGGGACAGCAAAGAACACTATAATATCAGTGAGCGCACAGCCGTGAAAAACCGGGACACCGGAACAGACGTCAAGTTACAGGGAATTTTTGGAGTACACGCCGCCATGCTGGAATCCGAAGACTTCCTTGATTTTATGGCGCAGGAGTTTGGCTGGTTTCTCTATCTAAACCGTCATGCAAACTATAGCATCCGGATTAACGGTAAAGCCTTGAAATATGATCACCTGATCCAGGAAACCGACCAGCTTACCTGGACAATGTACAGCCCTGACGACAACGACTCTTATGTTTTTGAGGTGGACTATATCCGCTGGAACCGGCAGATTGGCGACCGCTACTATTACTATTTTTTAAATAGTGAAAAAAAAGAAGTTGCGAAATTACTCAGCAGCTTCAACAACAATGCTATTGGTTTTCACCACTCGGTTTATATCAATTCTAATTTCTTCGATCAGTTCAAACAGGATGACATCAGCTTATCCATGGATGAAAACCTGTTTACCGGGAGAGCCAAACAGCTTGTTTACCGCCAGGTATTGGCTGAACTGCGCGAGTTTCTAAACCGAAAACAGAAAAAATATGTTCATGAAAACGCAGTAGCAAATCAGCTTGACGAATTGGAAAGAAAGGGCTACCTGCCAATATACAATCAGACAGCAGCGGACAAAAGACGGAAAGAAACTCTTCTGAAACTCATTCAGGAAATCTATACAGCCGAACCCCGTATTTTCTATGGTGTTAAATCCGAATTGGTACAGTCCTACTTAGGTTTTCTGGACCTGGTTCTTCAGACACATAAGCGCGCCGATGTTCTTACGGTCATACAGAATACCGTTCAGCTGTCAGAAAAAGAAAACAAGCGCATTCGTCAGATCCTCGAAGAAGCATCCATCCATACACCCCAGATAACCTCGTAG
- a CDS encoding TetR/AcrR family transcriptional regulator has protein sequence MGSKERIQRLKDENRNNILDAALQIVKEEGWQALSMRKIADIIEYTAPMIYEYFANKDAILNELANQGYLLLAKKVKQARSTETDLEKQLEAMWFSYWDFAFDERELYQLMFGVGTACCGFEKTYKCAESHGKIISDVIREIMKDKDPSEDLVCRKYFTYWSIIHGLISINLVNQGNGDSTNQEVLKDAIYGITRSLKD, from the coding sequence ATGGGTAGCAAGGAACGCATACAACGTCTCAAAGATGAGAACAGAAACAATATTTTGGATGCTGCACTTCAAATCGTAAAAGAAGAGGGGTGGCAGGCCTTGAGTATGCGTAAGATTGCGGATATCATCGAATACACCGCGCCTATGATCTATGAATATTTTGCCAATAAGGACGCTATCCTAAACGAGCTCGCCAATCAGGGATACCTACTGCTCGCCAAGAAAGTAAAGCAAGCACGATCAACCGAAACCGATCTGGAAAAACAATTGGAAGCCATGTGGTTTAGCTATTGGGATTTTGCTTTTGACGAACGTGAACTATACCAGCTGATGTTTGGTGTAGGTACAGCCTGCTGCGGATTTGAAAAGACCTATAAATGTGCAGAATCACATGGCAAAATCATCAGCGATGTAATCCGCGAAATCATGAAGGACAAAGACCCCTCAGAAGATCTGGTCTGTAGAAAATACTTTACTTACTGGTCGATCATTCACGGCCTCATCTCCATTAATCTGGTCAACCAAGGCAATGGGGATAGCACGAATCAGGAGGTACTAAAAGATGCTATTTACGGCATCACCCGCTCGTTAAAAGATTAA
- a CDS encoding efflux RND transporter periplasmic adaptor subunit, which yields MKTNVSPSLKKIYIPALNSVKRINIVKTAYVLSAIFLYSCSTGTSKPMDAPPVSLPVIAIEQGNETVYQEYPATIEASSNIEIRPQVEGILEQIYVDEGARVSKGQALFKINDRPYQEQLNQAKANLLAAKATLENAELEVEKKTKLVNNKVLTDFQLKSAISARNAAKANVQLAVSAVEAAKINVGYTLIRASADGYIGRLQRKQGSLVGPTDGQPLTTLSNVKDLHVYFSLGENDFIAFKNNTAGDNLQQKLNNLPPISLVLSDQTVYDQKGKIDMVDGQFDKNTGAITLRATFSNPEGVLRNGNTGRVRLQKKYDQALLVPQLATLEMQDKIFVYTVGKENKVVQQPITVIGKSGANYLVSKGISAGDRIVYKGIDLLQDGQKITPQAFSKDSIN from the coding sequence ATGAAAACAAATGTATCACCAAGTCTTAAAAAGATTTACATTCCAGCACTTAACAGTGTTAAACGAATTAATATCGTAAAGACTGCATATGTGCTGAGCGCTATTTTCTTATACAGCTGTTCGACAGGCACAAGCAAACCAATGGATGCTCCTCCTGTCAGCCTTCCAGTTATCGCTATCGAACAAGGCAACGAGACGGTATACCAAGAATATCCCGCTACCATAGAAGCTTCATCGAATATTGAAATCAGACCCCAGGTAGAAGGAATCCTCGAACAGATCTATGTCGATGAGGGCGCTAGAGTAAGCAAAGGTCAGGCACTTTTCAAGATTAACGACCGCCCATATCAAGAGCAGCTAAACCAAGCCAAGGCAAACTTGCTGGCTGCAAAAGCGACCTTGGAAAATGCGGAGCTGGAAGTTGAAAAGAAAACTAAATTGGTCAACAACAAAGTACTGACTGATTTTCAGCTGAAATCTGCCATTAGTGCCCGCAATGCAGCAAAAGCCAATGTACAGCTGGCGGTGTCTGCGGTAGAAGCGGCAAAAATCAACGTGGGTTATACCTTAATTCGCGCATCGGCCGATGGTTATATCGGAAGACTGCAGCGTAAGCAGGGAAGCTTGGTAGGACCTACGGACGGTCAGCCGCTGACAACGCTTTCCAATGTTAAAGATCTCCATGTTTATTTTTCTTTGGGCGAGAATGATTTCATTGCATTCAAAAACAATACAGCAGGCGATAATCTTCAACAGAAATTAAACAACCTTCCCCCCATCAGCCTGGTACTTTCTGATCAGACCGTTTATGACCAAAAAGGAAAAATAGATATGGTGGATGGCCAGTTTGATAAAAATACAGGCGCCATTACACTCAGGGCTACCTTCAGCAATCCAGAGGGTGTCCTGCGCAATGGAAACACCGGCCGTGTTAGACTTCAGAAGAAATACGATCAAGCACTATTGGTTCCTCAGCTAGCAACGCTGGAAATGCAAGACAAAATCTTCGTTTACACCGTCGGGAAAGAGAACAAAGTGGTGCAACAACCGATTACTGTCATCGGAAAAAGTGGTGCCAACTATCTTGTCAGCAAAGGGATCTCTGCCGGGGATCGTATCGTCTATAAAGGCATCGACCTACTTCAAGATGGCCAGAAAATCACTCCACAAGCTTTTTCAAAAGACAGCATCAATTAA